The proteins below are encoded in one region of Sulfolobus sp. A20:
- a CDS encoding flavin reductase family protein, producing the protein MSEKIKSVMRLFPLGVVVVTTRWKDTLVGMTVNTFNSLSLNPPLVMFSADKVKGNDLPFKESEGFIVNFVDKKEILDIFAMKPVKERFNYVKYFEASNKMPVIADSYAYIEAKKYSVVDIGDHAIITGEVINSVIVRNDFKPIIHFNRAYRQICDVI; encoded by the coding sequence ATGAGCGAGAAGATAAAGAGTGTAATGAGATTGTTTCCACTGGGTGTTGTAGTAGTTACTACGAGGTGGAAAGACACCCTCGTGGGAATGACTGTAAATACATTTAATTCCCTATCACTTAACCCACCATTAGTCATGTTTTCAGCTGATAAGGTTAAAGGTAACGATTTACCCTTTAAAGAAAGTGAAGGTTTTATTGTAAATTTTGTAGATAAGAAGGAGATTTTGGATATATTCGCTATGAAACCGGTTAAGGAGAGATTTAATTACGTTAAGTATTTTGAGGCAAGTAATAAGATGCCAGTAATAGCAGATAGCTACGCTTACATAGAGGCTAAAAAATACTCCGTAGTTGATATAGGAGATCATGCCATCATTACGGGTGAGGTAATTAATTCAGTAATTGTGAGGAATGATTTTAAGCCAATAATTCACTTCAACAGGGCTTATAGGCAAATATGCGATGTCATTTAA
- the hpaD gene encoding 3,4-dihydroxyphenylacetate 2,3-dioxygenase has protein sequence MIDVLRVSHVQVRVTDLERAIYFYSELLGLVETEKDGDYVYLRGIEEGQHHSLILKKADSTGLSYIGFRVRNPSEIDKARQELDSLGIKSYKHKEKGVEEGLLFETPQGIPIFLYYDMEYVGDLRLAFYKHKGVSPVRIAHVNYMVRDLEEEVDFLKKFMGYYETEWYLDKDNQRQVVWLTKRGDSHEIAIAKSSKNVPGFHHETYYVHDVRDVIRACDILASVGLWDSIERGPGRHGATEGYYIYLRDYDKNRIEFFTNDYVVLDPDKWKPVVWNYEQFRYRSDYWGRPIPESWLKEWVPVEDVSTGKLKGWS, from the coding sequence ATGATAGATGTATTACGTGTTTCTCACGTTCAAGTTAGGGTTACCGATCTGGAAAGGGCTATATATTTTTACTCAGAACTATTAGGTCTTGTTGAAACCGAAAAAGATGGAGATTACGTTTATTTAAGAGGAATTGAAGAGGGTCAACATCATAGTTTAATACTAAAAAAGGCTGACTCAACTGGACTATCTTATATTGGTTTTAGGGTTAGGAATCCCAGTGAGATAGATAAGGCTAGGCAAGAGCTGGACAGTCTTGGAATCAAGAGCTATAAGCATAAAGAAAAAGGTGTAGAAGAAGGATTATTATTTGAAACTCCACAAGGTATTCCTATCTTTCTATATTATGATATGGAGTACGTTGGAGATCTGAGGTTAGCCTTCTATAAGCATAAAGGGGTTTCCCCAGTTAGGATAGCCCATGTGAATTATATGGTCAGAGATCTAGAGGAAGAAGTTGATTTTCTGAAGAAATTCATGGGATACTATGAGACTGAGTGGTATTTAGATAAGGATAATCAGAGACAAGTCGTTTGGTTAACTAAGAGGGGAGATTCTCATGAAATTGCAATAGCTAAGTCTTCAAAAAACGTACCGGGTTTCCATCATGAAACTTACTACGTTCATGATGTGAGGGATGTTATTAGGGCTTGTGATATTTTAGCATCAGTAGGTCTTTGGGACAGTATCGAGAGAGGTCCAGGGAGACATGGAGCTACGGAGGGATATTATATTTACCTTAGAGATTATGATAAGAATAGAATAGAGTTTTTCACAAACGACTATGTTGTGTTAGATCCAGATAAATGGAAACCAGTTGTTTGGAATTATGAACAGTTTAGATATAGGAGTGATTATTGGGGTAGACCAATTCCCGAGTCTTGGTTAAAGGAGTGGGTTCCCGTGGAGGACGTTTCCACGGGTAAATTAAAGGGGTGGTCTTAA
- a CDS encoding MFS transporter codes for MTEKAELKAGEIIARMDRIPIWGLSYIFIGILGIGFLFTFYDIFDINVSFIQTALTIFHVSSPSSPIIPVLLGPAVLLNLVGYVIGSLFLSPVSDLIGRRRMLMITMIITGLGSLYNTFVNNYINFVIARTITGIGVGADLAIVNTYIGEVAPINGRAKYTSLVFLFSTLGAAVALWLGLLLTTPPAPFPLGLPFALGASGFFALNGWRVMYGIGALLSLVGLLLRFSLPESPRWLISKGRIYEAETIVRIMETKASKKLGQLPPLPSIISPYIPEKHSYVDALKTIFGNSRYIKRFGILFSMWFFGYMTVYTLAAGLTSVLASLGYPPPEAGIIASVGVIGFILVPITAFFTGDRLERKVWTIISVVFTFLGGILIALAGTNVGLSFLGSIILFYGFNLWVPISYTWTAESFPTRARSTGFAMCDGLGHIGGGIGLIAVASFVSSLISSGVTTSLVIEVFIIIGVFQLISTIIAISAGHKTANKRLDEISP; via the coding sequence ATGACAGAGAAGGCTGAATTGAAAGCTGGAGAGATAATTGCTAGAATGGATAGAATACCTATTTGGGGATTATCATATATTTTTATAGGTATTTTAGGTATCGGATTCTTATTTACCTTTTATGATATTTTTGATATAAACGTCTCTTTTATACAGACAGCCTTAACAATATTTCACGTTTCTAGCCCCTCCTCTCCTATAATTCCAGTATTACTAGGACCTGCAGTATTACTTAATCTCGTAGGTTACGTAATAGGATCCCTCTTTTTATCACCAGTTTCTGATTTGATAGGGAGAAGAAGGATGCTAATGATCACAATGATAATTACCGGATTGGGAAGTTTATACAACACCTTTGTTAATAATTACATCAATTTTGTTATTGCAAGAACTATAACCGGTATAGGCGTTGGCGCTGATTTAGCGATCGTTAACACTTATATTGGTGAGGTAGCACCTATAAACGGTAGGGCTAAGTACACTAGTCTAGTATTTTTATTCTCGACATTAGGTGCTGCAGTAGCTTTATGGTTAGGATTATTACTTACCACTCCTCCTGCTCCATTTCCCCTAGGATTACCTTTTGCCTTAGGGGCTTCTGGCTTCTTTGCTTTAAATGGTTGGAGGGTTATGTATGGGATAGGAGCTTTACTTTCCTTGGTAGGATTACTATTAAGATTTAGTCTGCCCGAATCACCAAGATGGTTAATCTCTAAAGGTAGAATATATGAGGCAGAAACGATAGTGAGAATAATGGAGACTAAAGCCAGTAAGAAGCTTGGGCAATTGCCTCCACTGCCTAGTATAATTAGTCCCTATATTCCAGAAAAACATTCTTATGTTGATGCTCTAAAGACTATTTTTGGAAATTCAAGGTATATCAAGAGGTTTGGTATTCTATTTTCCATGTGGTTTTTTGGCTATATGACGGTGTATACATTAGCTGCCGGTTTAACATCAGTTCTAGCTTCTTTAGGATACCCTCCTCCCGAAGCAGGGATTATAGCATCTGTTGGGGTGATAGGGTTTATATTGGTCCCCATAACAGCATTCTTTACTGGAGATAGGTTAGAGAGAAAGGTTTGGACTATAATATCTGTTGTGTTCACCTTCTTGGGAGGTATATTAATAGCATTAGCGGGGACAAATGTTGGTTTATCATTCCTAGGCTCAATAATATTGTTTTATGGATTTAATTTATGGGTACCTATATCGTATACGTGGACGGCTGAAAGCTTTCCCACTAGGGCTAGGAGCACTGGGTTTGCTATGTGTGATGGTTTAGGGCATATAGGTGGAGGGATAGGATTAATAGCAGTAGCCTCTTTCGTTAGTTCATTAATATCATCAGGTGTTACTACGAGCTTAGTCATAGAAGTGTTTATAATAATTGGAGTATTTCAATTAATATCTACAATAATAGCTATTTCTGCTGGGCATAAAACAGCAAATAAGAGATTGGACGAAATTTCACCTTAA